One Patescibacteria group bacterium DNA window includes the following coding sequences:
- a CDS encoding type II toxin-antitoxin system HicA family toxin, producing the protein MIRALIKDGFYLHLQKGSHQRYYHPDGRRVTVSFHALGDTFKIKTLKSMIARQAKWTEWNLRRLRILK; encoded by the coding sequence ATAATTAGGGCTTTGATTAAAGATGGATTTTATCTTCACTTGCAAAAAGGCAGTCATCAGCGCTATTATCATCCAGATGGGCGAAGAGTGACAGTTTCGTTTCATGCTTTGGGCGATACTTTTAAGATAAAGACCTTAAAAAGTATGATTGCCAGGCAAGCGAAATGGACAGAGTGGAATTTGAGGCGGCTAAGGATTTTGAAATAA
- a CDS encoding type II toxin-antitoxin system HicB family antitoxin, with product MKKVLTKNKSVGLTKTYIFRVVVEPDEDRWFACCPALESQGAATWGYTKEEALKNIQEVLEMIAEEMTEDGEEIPIKVQERQRVTFDLPIAVSV from the coding sequence ATGAAGAAAGTTTTAACCAAAAATAAATCAGTGGGACTCACAAAGACTTATATTTTTAGAGTTGTAGTTGAGCCAGATGAAGACAGATGGTTTGCTTGTTGTCCAGCATTAGAATCACAAGGGGCAGCTACCTGGGGTTACACCAAGGAGGAGGCTTTAAAAAATATTCAAGAAGTTCTGGAGATGATTGCTGAAGAAATGACCGAAGATGGGGAGGAGATCCCAATAAAGGTTCAGGAACGTCAAAGAGTTACCTTTGATCTCCCCATAGCTGTTTCCGTATGA
- the dnaJ gene encoding molecular chaperone DnaJ produces MMSNYYDILGVPKTASSEEIKRAFRKLAHQHHPDKSGGDEQKFKEANEAYQVLSNPKKRKQYDQFGQTFEQAQAGGGFSGFNGFRDFSGFADAFRSGGGGVNFDFDDLGDIVGDLFGMGGRSARARTRTQHGQDIEIQMALDFKEAAFGAEKEIELDKNVICPKCNGNGAEPGTKIETCKTCGGTGQVTRVQRTILGSIQTSGICPDCQGEGKVPSQKCSQCRGAGIVQSKEKIKFKVPAGISAGKSIRLLGRGEAGIRGGAPGDLYITFIIREHSRFKREEDDVITQEEITFSQAALGDKIDVETLDGKVKLKIPTGTQTGKIFKLSDRGIPYLRGRGRGDHLVEIIVKTPQKLSRKEKKLFEELRDED; encoded by the coding sequence ATCATGTCTAATTACTACGACATCCTAGGAGTCCCCAAAACCGCTTCTTCAGAAGAAATCAAGCGGGCTTTTAGAAAACTCGCGCACCAGCATCATCCAGATAAATCCGGCGGTGACGAGCAAAAATTTAAAGAAGCCAATGAAGCCTATCAGGTTTTGAGCAATCCGAAAAAAAGAAAACAATATGACCAGTTCGGCCAAACATTTGAACAAGCCCAAGCTGGCGGCGGTTTTTCCGGATTTAACGGTTTTCGCGACTTTTCCGGTTTTGCCGATGCTTTTCGTTCAGGCGGCGGCGGAGTTAATTTTGACTTTGATGATTTGGGCGATATTGTTGGTGATTTATTTGGTATGGGCGGTCGTTCCGCAAGAGCCAGGACCAGAACTCAACACGGCCAGGATATAGAAATTCAAATGGCCCTTGATTTTAAAGAAGCCGCTTTTGGCGCCGAAAAAGAAATTGAATTAGATAAAAATGTGATTTGTCCTAAGTGTAATGGCAATGGCGCTGAACCAGGTACGAAAATTGAGACCTGCAAAACTTGCGGCGGTACTGGACAGGTGACTCGGGTTCAGCGGACAATTTTGGGCTCTATTCAAACAAGCGGTATTTGTCCGGATTGCCAGGGAGAAGGCAAAGTTCCTAGTCAAAAATGCAGCCAATGCAGGGGCGCTGGCATAGTTCAGAGTAAAGAAAAAATTAAATTCAAAGTGCCAGCTGGGATCTCTGCTGGTAAATCAATTCGCCTGCTTGGCCGGGGTGAGGCTGGAATCAGGGGTGGCGCACCCGGAGATTTATATATTACATTTATCATCCGCGAGCACTCGCGTTTTAAGCGCGAAGAAGATGATGTCATTACTCAAGAAGAGATAACTTTTTCCCAAGCCGCTCTTGGCGATAAAATTGATGTTGAAACCTTGGATGGCAAGGTTAAGCTTAAAATTCCCACTGGCACCCAAACTGGTAAAATATTCAAACTGTCAGACCGCGGCATTCCGTATCTCCGCGGCCGAGGCAGGGGAGACCATTTGGTAGAGATTATAGTCAAGACACCGCAAAAGTTGAGCAGGAAAGAGAAGAAGTTATTTGAGGAACTAAGGGATGAAGATTAA
- a CDS encoding DUF3467 domain-containing protein, translating into MQSQQSQPTPQAGQPISPAGRQIQIADNIPGGAYANMMQVWHNRDEFNLMFANIFPPSGRVSAKVITTPGHVKRMVKALGENIKKYEDKFGEIQEADLPHNEIGFAEKPEG; encoded by the coding sequence ATGCAATCACAACAATCTCAACCAACTCCACAAGCAGGGCAACCCATCTCTCCTGCGGGCAGGCAAATCCAGATCGCCGACAACATCCCGGGCGGCGCTTATGCCAATATGATGCAGGTGTGGCATAATAGGGATGAGTTTAATTTAATGTTTGCCAACATCTTTCCGCCAAGCGGGCGAGTCAGCGCTAAAGTGATAACTACACCAGGCCATGTAAAACGGATGGTCAAGGCGTTAGGTGAGAACATAAAAAAGTACGAAGATAAATTCGGCGAAATTCAGGAAGCGGATTTACCGCACAATGAAATCGGCTTCGCCGAGAAACCCGAAGGATAA
- the dnaK gene encoding molecular chaperone DnaK, with product MPKILGIDLGTTNSCMAIIEGGEPKVLENKEGMRTTPSVIAISKNNERLVGVQAKRQAVTNPENTVFSVKRLIGRRWEDEEVQRDVKLMSYKIVKAGEGVKVKMGAKEHTPQEISAMILQKMKADAEERLGEKIEEAVITVPAYFDDSQRQATKDAGEIAGLKVKRIINEPTAAALAYGFEKKKGQQIAVYDLGGGTFDISILDVSEDTVEVKSTNGDTHLGGDDFDQKIMEWIISEFKKDQGIDLGNDQMALQRIKESAEKAKIELSTSGETEINQPFITTDSSGPKHLVMKLTRAKLEELIGDLVERTLKPVKKALDDAGLKTSEIEEIVMVGGMTRMPLVQQTVEKFFGKKPNISVNPDEVVAVGAAVQAGIFQGDVKDVLLLDVTPISLGIETLGGVMTRLVDGNTTVPFSKSQTFSTAADNQPAVEIHVLQGEREMATDNKTLGKFILDGIPPAPRGVPQVEVSFDIDANGILNVKAKDKATNKEQSIRIEASSGLSKDEIEKMKKDAELHADEDKKKKDAIDVKNMADTLCYTTEKALKEAGDKISKDDKKAIEEKAEALKKIKDSDKIEEIKKATEELSTVAQKIGQAMYAASSVDEKQETSNKKQGDDEASKKQDKKSDEAEEGEIVDEKDKK from the coding sequence ATGCCAAAAATTTTAGGTATTGACTTAGGCACAACTAACTCCTGCATGGCCATTATTGAGGGTGGAGAACCAAAAGTTTTAGAGAATAAAGAGGGCATGCGGACCACGCCTTCTGTTATTGCTATTTCAAAAAATAATGAGCGCTTAGTTGGCGTGCAAGCCAAGCGCCAAGCCGTGACTAATCCAGAAAACACGGTTTTTAGCGTTAAGCGGTTAATTGGCCGGCGCTGGGAAGATGAAGAAGTCCAGCGCGATGTTAAGCTTATGTCTTATAAAATTGTCAAAGCCGGAGAAGGCGTCAAAGTCAAAATGGGCGCTAAAGAACATACTCCTCAAGAAATCTCCGCTATGATTTTACAAAAAATGAAAGCTGATGCGGAAGAGCGGCTCGGCGAAAAAATTGAAGAAGCGGTTATTACTGTGCCGGCTTATTTTGACGATTCCCAGCGCCAAGCAACTAAAGACGCCGGAGAAATCGCCGGGCTCAAAGTTAAACGGATAATTAACGAGCCCACTGCCGCGGCCCTGGCTTATGGTTTTGAAAAAAAGAAGGGCCAGCAAATCGCGGTCTATGACCTTGGCGGCGGAACTTTTGACATTTCTATTTTGGATGTTTCCGAAGATACGGTAGAAGTAAAATCCACTAATGGCGATACGCATTTGGGCGGCGATGATTTTGACCAAAAGATTATGGAATGGATTATTTCTGAATTTAAAAAAGATCAGGGCATTGATTTAGGCAATGACCAGATGGCTTTGCAAAGAATCAAAGAATCCGCGGAAAAAGCCAAAATTGAGCTTTCCACTTCCGGTGAAACAGAAATTAATCAGCCGTTTATCACTACTGATTCAAGCGGGCCAAAACATCTTGTTATGAAATTAACAAGAGCAAAATTAGAAGAACTGATCGGCGATTTAGTTGAAAGGACTTTAAAGCCGGTTAAAAAGGCGCTTGATGATGCTGGTTTAAAAACTTCGGAAATTGAAGAAATTGTAATGGTCGGTGGCATGACTCGGATGCCTTTAGTGCAGCAAACTGTGGAAAAATTCTTTGGTAAAAAGCCAAACATTTCTGTTAATCCTGATGAAGTCGTAGCTGTTGGCGCCGCAGTCCAAGCTGGTATATTTCAAGGGGACGTCAAAGACGTGCTATTGTTAGATGTTACCCCTATTTCATTAGGCATTGAGACTTTGGGCGGTGTGATGACTCGGTTAGTGGATGGCAACACAACTGTTCCTTTCTCCAAATCCCAGACCTTTTCAACTGCGGCGGATAATCAGCCGGCCGTAGAAATTCATGTTTTACAGGGTGAGAGGGAAATGGCTACTGACAACAAGACGCTTGGCAAGTTTATTTTAGACGGTATTCCTCCGGCTCCTCGTGGCGTGCCCCAAGTTGAAGTTAGTTTTGACATTGACGCCAACGGTATTCTTAACGTGAAGGCCAAAGACAAAGCAACAAATAAAGAGCAATCAATACGCATTGAGGCCTCTAGCGGTTTGAGTAAAGACGAGATAGAGAAGATGAAAAAGGACGCGGAGCTTCATGCTGATGAGGATAAGAAAAAGAAAGATGCCATTGATGTTAAGAATATGGCAGATACTTTATGTTACACCACAGAAAAAGCCCTTAAAGAAGCTGGTGATAAAATTAGTAAAGATGACAAGAAAGCCATTGAAGAAAAAGCGGAGGCCTTGAAAAAAATAAAGGATTCTGATAAGATTGAGGAAATTAAAAAGGCGACCGAGGAATTGTCAACTGTTGCGCAGAAGATTGGGCAGGCGATGTATGCCGCCTCTTCGGTGGACGAGAAACAAGAAACAAGTAACAAGAAACAAGGTGACGACGAGGCGAGCAAGAAACAAGACAAGAAAAGTGATGAAGCGGAAGAGGGAGAGATTGTTGATGAGAAGGATAAGAAATAA
- a CDS encoding Hsp20/alpha crystallin family protein, which yields MHLTHWSPFLEPFMDDFDLAPRSFVPAMDVYQDKDNVVVETPITGVDPEKLDISVENDVLSVTGESEHKSEVDEKNYYRKEVRYGSFHRSVALPASVDGLKAKAEYENGVLKVIIPKAERAKPKKIQVEIKK from the coding sequence ATGCACCTAACCCACTGGTCTCCATTTTTGGAGCCATTTATGGATGATTTTGACCTCGCGCCAAGGTCATTTGTCCCGGCCATGGATGTTTATCAGGATAAAGACAATGTAGTTGTGGAAACTCCGATCACTGGCGTTGACCCGGAAAAACTAGATATTTCCGTGGAAAATGACGTCTTGTCTGTTACTGGCGAAAGCGAACACAAAAGCGAGGTTGATGAAAAGAATTATTATCGCAAGGAAGTCCGCTATGGTTCTTTCCATAGAAGCGTGGCTTTGCCGGCTAGTGTTGATGGGCTTAAAGCAAAAGCAGAATATGAAAATGGAGTTTTGAAAGTGATTATTCCTAAGGCAGAACGGGCTAAGCCAAAAAAGATACAGGTGGAGATAAAAAAGTGA
- a CDS encoding nucleotide exchange factor GrpE, which yields MKDSKKLDELKKLKKQCDEYLNGWKRAKADLANYKKDIEKRSQELREFMAADLILDILPIHDHFKKALAHASDVSNVTIEQLNNKDKENGKPVNEQNTWLEGIRHIKSQLDKFLKDRGVEEIKTVGEKFSPEFHEAVSKHQEKGKESDTILKECSAGYTMNGRVIVPAKVIVAE from the coding sequence ATGAAAGACTCAAAAAAACTAGATGAACTTAAAAAACTCAAAAAACAATGTGATGAGTACTTAAACGGCTGGAAGCGGGCTAAAGCAGATTTGGCTAATTATAAAAAAGATATTGAAAAACGCTCTCAAGAATTGCGGGAATTTATGGCCGCTGATTTAATTTTGGATATTCTCCCAATCCATGACCACTTCAAAAAAGCATTGGCACACGCATCAGATGTCAGCAATGTAACAATTGAACAATTAAACAATAAAGACAAAGAAAACGGTAAGCCAGTCAATGAACAAAATACATGGCTTGAAGGTATTCGTCATATCAAATCCCAATTAGATAAATTTTTAAAAGACAGGGGAGTGGAAGAGATTAAAACTGTAGGCGAGAAGTTTAGTCCCGAGTTTCATGAGGCAGTAAGCAAACATCAAGAAAAAGGGAAAGAATCAGACACGATTTTAAAAGAGTGCAGTGCTGGTTACACAATGAACGGGAGAGTGATTGTGCCGGCGAAGGTGATAGTCGCGGAGTAA
- a CDS encoding Gmad2 immunoglobulin-like domain-containing protein — MKNFSIILILLMLTVAVSGCLNQESKVYTSDGVEKSQKTSEETPEETADDEEVGQGPEDSTIGEADEASEQLSEPDESVDQEESPEPVASENIVVEAPLPHATLTSPFEVRGQARVFEGTVLIRVKNQYGGVVIPEQVATAHATEAGEFGPFKITLSYQFHATKEGVIEVFNQSAKDGSEENIVVIPVKFE, encoded by the coding sequence ATGAAAAATTTTTCCATCATTTTAATATTGTTGATGCTGACCGTTGCGGTTAGCGGTTGTTTGAATCAGGAAAGTAAGGTATATACTAGCGATGGTGTTGAGAAATCACAAAAGACTAGTGAAGAAACCCCAGAAGAGACAGCTGATGATGAGGAAGTCGGGCAAGGACCTGAAGATTCAACTATTGGAGAGGCTGATGAGGCGTCTGAACAACTAAGTGAACCTGATGAGTCAGTAGACCAGGAAGAGTCTCCAGAACCGGTAGCAAGTGAAAATATAGTCGTAGAAGCGCCCTTGCCCCACGCCACGCTTACTAGCCCTTTTGAAGTCCGGGGCCAAGCCCGGGTTTTTGAGGGCACGGTTTTGATTCGAGTAAAAAATCAGTATGGCGGTGTGGTTATTCCCGAACAGGTTGCAACGGCTCACGCCACTGAAGCGGGCGAGTTTGGGCCTTTTAAAATTACGCTCTCTTATCAATTCCACGCCACTAAAGAAGGAGTAATAGAAGTCTTTAACCAGTCAGCTAAAGACGGTAGCGAAGAAAACATAGTGGTGATCCCAGTGAAGTTTGAATAG
- a CDS encoding DNA alkylation repair protein produces the protein MLNIKHLKQELKKLANPKQAKILARFFKTKKGEYGEGDVFLGIKVPVQRIVAKKYTDLALQDAEKLLSGKIHEHRLISLFILIAKYKKANEKGRQEIYKIYLKNAKNINNWDLVDLSAPNIVGDYLQKRPRDILYKLAKSKNLWERRITVLATFAFIRNNDFTDALKISQILLKDEHDLIHKAVGWMLRELGKRNQGIEEKFLKKYYHKMPRTMLRYAIEKFSEEKRKFYMGK, from the coding sequence GTGTTAAACATCAAGCATCTAAAACAAGAACTAAAAAAACTTGCCAACCCAAAGCAGGCTAAAATTTTAGCTCGTTTTTTTAAAACTAAGAAAGGCGAGTATGGCGAGGGTGATGTTTTTTTAGGCATTAAAGTTCCGGTCCAGCGGATAGTGGCGAAAAAATACACGGACCTCGCTTTACAAGACGCAGAAAAACTGCTTTCCGGCAAAATTCACGAACATCGTTTAATTTCTTTGTTTATTCTTATTGCCAAGTACAAAAAAGCTAATGAAAAAGGCAGACAAGAGATTTATAAAATTTATCTGAAAAACGCGAAAAATATAAACAATTGGGATTTGGTTGACCTTTCTGCGCCCAATATTGTGGGTGATTATCTCCAAAAGAGACCCAGGGATATTTTATATAAACTCGCCAAATCAAAAAACCTCTGGGAAAGGCGAATTACAGTCCTTGCAACCTTTGCTTTCATTAGAAATAATGATTTCACTGACGCTTTAAAAATATCCCAAATATTGCTTAAAGATGAGCATGATTTAATCCATAAAGCGGTGGGCTGGATGTTACGAGAGCTCGGCAAAAGAAATCAGGGCATTGAAGAAAAATTTTTGAAAAAATATTATCACAAAATGCCGCGCACTATGTTGCGATATGCGATTGAGAAGTTTTCAGAAGAAAAGAGGAAGTTTTATATGGGGAAATAA
- a CDS encoding UDP-N-acetylmuramoyl-tripeptide--D-alanyl-D-alanine ligase has product MKNIIQTILKILARLVLLRYRPDIIGITGSVGKSSTKEAVFVVLKHQFNVRRNEKNYNNELGLPLAIIGKESPNKSVFGWLGVFLKALSLILIGSRKYPKILVLEMGADKPGDIGYLLKIIPKKLLRIGIVTAIGASHLEFFKSIDNVLKEKKQLLSGVRDDGWAIINQDDERSGQLKERINSKILTYGLDEKADARAIEKRFSEDKGINFKLMYKGSFVPIHLSDALGEHQIYAALAGAAVGISYHLNLVAISESLKNYKSLPGRMKRIPGIKQTTIIDDSYNSSPSACKRALETLARLASRGRKFAVLGDMLELGGYTEEAHREIGRLVAKLGIDQLITIGEAAKDIATSALRAGMDKQDIFKFSASEEAGKFIQERLEHGDLILIKGSQGMRLEKITKEIMAEPLKAKKLLVRQSEQWLKR; this is encoded by the coding sequence ATGAAAAATATTATCCAAACAATTTTAAAAATACTTGCACGGCTTGTATTGCTACGTTATAGACCAGATATTATCGGCATTACTGGCAGTGTTGGTAAATCTTCTACAAAAGAAGCGGTTTTTGTAGTGCTTAAGCATCAATTTAATGTCAGGCGCAACGAGAAGAATTATAATAATGAGCTTGGCTTGCCTTTAGCTATTATTGGCAAAGAGTCGCCAAATAAATCAGTTTTTGGTTGGTTGGGAGTCTTCCTAAAGGCGTTGAGTCTAATTCTGATTGGGAGCAGGAAATACCCAAAAATTTTAGTTTTAGAGATGGGAGCGGATAAGCCGGGTGACATTGGTTATCTTCTGAAAATTATTCCCAAAAAATTATTAAGAATTGGCATAGTAACCGCGATTGGCGCCAGTCATTTAGAATTTTTTAAAAGTATTGATAATGTTTTAAAAGAAAAAAAGCAGTTACTTTCCGGTGTTCGCGATGATGGTTGGGCTATCATTAATCAAGATGACGAAAGAAGCGGTCAACTTAAAGAAAGAATCAACTCCAAGATTTTAACCTATGGCCTGGACGAAAAAGCTGATGCTCGGGCAATCGAGAAAAGATTTAGCGAAGATAAGGGCATAAATTTCAAATTGATGTACAAGGGCAGTTTTGTCCCGATTCACTTATCCGATGCTTTGGGCGAGCACCAAATTTATGCGGCGTTAGCCGGAGCGGCGGTGGGCATTTCTTATCACCTGAATCTGGTAGCTATCTCTGAAAGTTTGAAAAACTACAAGTCATTGCCAGGTAGGATGAAGCGAATTCCAGGTATTAAGCAAACTACAATCATTGATGATTCTTATAATTCTTCGCCCTCGGCCTGTAAACGAGCTTTGGAAACTTTAGCGCGGCTTGCGTCAAGGGGCCGGAAGTTTGCTGTTCTGGGAGATATGCTAGAACTTGGCGGTTATACTGAAGAAGCGCATCGGGAAATCGGCAGACTGGTGGCCAAATTAGGCATTGATCAATTGATTACAATTGGCGAGGCAGCTAAAGACATTGCTACTTCGGCCCTGCGAGCGGGTATGGATAAGCAAGATATTTTTAAATTTTCCGCCAGTGAAGAAGCCGGGAAGTTTATTCAGGAGAGATTAGAACATGGGGACCTTATTCTAATCAAAGGGTCTCAAGGCATGCGTCTGGAAAAAATTACTAAAGAAATCATGGCCGAGCCCTTAAAAGCGAAAAAACTTTTAGTGCGGCAGAGCGAGCAGTGGTTAAAGAGATAA
- a CDS encoding penicillin-binding protein 2 yields MVSTYSRKQVFDRISVLAIVIFILSSSIVLRLFNLQIIQGSFYEALAAGNHTIYKELYPRRGEVFIKDSKNQKEADFYPVAINIDLNEIYAIPNLIKDYQKTAELLTSVLEAPREEIEMRLSKKDDPYEPLAHYVTDEKVEEIKALDLEGIGFKPEIKRFYPEENLFSHVLGFVGFSDDERVGQYGVEGFFEETLAGRKGGITLKKGVLGNWIATSRRTLQKAEDGAGLVLTLDRVIQFAACSELKIGIEKYGASAGSVIIMNPRTGAILALCAEPNFDPNNYSQVENINVYINQVISHAYEPGSIFKVITMAAGLDSGKVTPKTTYEDVGMLEIDDHKIRNSDLKAHGVVNMTTVLEESLNLGAVFVAQQVGQQNFKDYVEKFGFASSTGIELGSEGLGNISSLNKGGEIYLATASYGQGITVTAIQMITSFTPIVMNGNLVKPHIVASILKPDGEVIKTEPRLVPGVITPATAKMLSAMLVSVVRSGHAKKAGVPGYYVAGKTGTAQVAKGGGYSNLTIHSFVGFVPVDNPAFIALVKLDYPTNVLYAADSAAPIFGKIAKFVLDYYQIPPDY; encoded by the coding sequence ATGGTATCTACTTATTCCAGAAAGCAAGTTTTTGATAGGATTTCAGTTTTAGCCATAGTTATTTTTATTTTGTCGTCTTCTATAGTTTTACGGCTTTTTAATTTACAAATTATCCAAGGCAGTTTTTACGAAGCTCTAGCCGCCGGGAACCATACAATATACAAAGAATTATACCCCAGGCGAGGCGAGGTTTTTATTAAAGATTCAAAAAATCAAAAAGAGGCTGATTTTTATCCCGTTGCTATCAACATTGATTTAAACGAAATTTACGCCATACCCAATCTTATTAAAGACTATCAAAAAACAGCCGAACTTTTAACTTCTGTTTTGGAGGCGCCAAGAGAAGAAATAGAAATGAGATTATCCAAGAAAGATGATCCTTATGAACCCTTGGCTCATTATGTTACTGATGAAAAAGTAGAGGAAATTAAAGCCCTGGATTTGGAGGGTATAGGTTTTAAACCCGAGATAAAGCGTTTTTATCCGGAAGAAAATCTTTTTAGCCATGTTTTAGGATTTGTTGGTTTTTCCGACGATGAGCGGGTGGGCCAGTATGGAGTTGAAGGTTTTTTTGAGGAGACGCTTGCTGGCAGAAAAGGGGGAATTACTTTAAAAAAAGGCGTACTGGGTAATTGGATTGCTACTTCCAGGAGAACGCTTCAAAAAGCCGAGGATGGGGCAGGTTTGGTTTTGACTTTAGATCGGGTAATTCAATTTGCGGCTTGCAGCGAGCTTAAGATAGGAATAGAAAAATACGGGGCTTCGGCCGGCAGTGTGATTATTATGAATCCGCGCACTGGAGCCATTTTGGCCCTTTGCGCGGAGCCAAATTTTGATCCCAACAACTATTCACAAGTAGAAAACATAAATGTATACATCAACCAAGTAATATCGCATGCTTATGAGCCGGGCTCCATTTTTAAAGTGATTACTATGGCGGCTGGATTGGACTCCGGGAAAGTAACTCCCAAGACAACTTATGAAGATGTTGGCATGCTGGAGATAGACGATCACAAGATAAGAAATTCCGATCTCAAGGCCCACGGCGTGGTGAACATGACAACAGTTTTGGAAGAGTCCTTAAATTTGGGGGCGGTTTTTGTGGCCCAGCAGGTTGGGCAACAGAATTTTAAAGATTATGTAGAGAAATTTGGCTTTGCTTCTTCTACCGGGATTGAACTTGGAAGCGAGGGCTTAGGCAACATTTCCTCGCTTAATAAGGGGGGCGAGATTTATTTAGCCACAGCTTCTTACGGCCAGGGGATTACTGTAACGGCTATCCAGATGATAACATCGTTTACTCCAATTGTTATGAATGGCAATTTAGTCAAGCCGCATATTGTAGCTAGTATTTTAAAGCCGGACGGCGAGGTAATTAAAACCGAGCCCCGGTTGGTGCCGGGAGTGATTACTCCAGCCACTGCCAAGATGTTAAGCGCGATGCTGGTGTCTGTTGTTAGAAGCGGCCATGCTAAAAAGGCAGGGGTGCCGGGTTATTATGTGGCGGGAAAAACCGGGACGGCCCAGGTGGCCAAAGGTGGTGGGTATTCTAATCTAACAATCCATTCGTTTGTTGGTTTCGTGCCAGTAGATAATCCGGCCTTTATTGCTTTGGTTAAATTGGACTACCCCACCAATGTCCTGTACGCAGCGGATTCAGCCGCCCCGATATTTGGCAAAATTGCGAAGTTTGTGTTAGACTATTATCAAATACCGCCTGACTATTAA
- the rsmH gene encoding 16S rRNA (cytosine(1402)-N(4))-methyltransferase RsmH, which produces MPNIKYCHIPVLLEPVIEYLNPRPGQNFVDCTAGGGGHAIEIAKRVGPDGRILGLDLDPGAIAAVEANAKAQGLNNVIFVNNTYRNLIKIIHAQFSHPINGILFDLGLSSAQLQDRTRGFSFQADGELSMNYDGLSIKGPTAAGIINNRSEEELIKIFKEYGEEPRARRIAGEIVRQRKIQPITTTLQLVKTIKSVVGQRQDKKTKKPCSLKGQGISRTRINSIRGNPYTISVQGKHPATRVFQALRIAVNNELENLKQTLPQALEVLEPGGRLVLISYHSLEDRIVKNFFRQESRDCLCPPSFPECRCGHKAQVKIITKKPVVSTDAEVKANPRSRSAKMRVGEKI; this is translated from the coding sequence ATGCCAAATATAAAGTATTGCCACATTCCAGTTTTATTAGAGCCGGTGATAGAGTATCTTAATCCAAGACCGGGCCAAAATTTTGTGGATTGTACTGCGGGTGGTGGGGGACATGCAATTGAGATAGCCAAAAGAGTTGGCCCGGATGGGAGGATTCTAGGTCTAGACTTGGACCCGGGAGCGATTGCGGCAGTTGAGGCGAATGCCAAAGCTCAAGGATTAAACAATGTCATTTTTGTCAATAACACTTACAGAAATTTAATAAAAATCATCCATGCACAATTTTCTCATCCAATTAACGGTATTTTATTTGACCTTGGCTTATCATCAGCTCAGTTGCAGGATAGAACTCGGGGATTTTCTTTCCAAGCTGATGGGGAGCTAAGCATGAACTATGACGGGCTAAGTATTAAGGGGCCGACGGCTGCAGGAATTATTAATAACCGGTCAGAAGAAGAACTAATAAAAATATTTAAAGAATATGGTGAAGAGCCGAGGGCGAGAAGAATTGCCGGAGAAATAGTTAGACAGAGAAAAATTCAACCCATTACAACAACTTTACAATTAGTTAAAACAATTAAATCTGTCGTGGGTCAAAGACAGGATAAAAAAACCAAAAAGCCCTGTTCTTTAAAGGGACAGGGCATATCCCGAACCAGAATAAATTCGATTCGGGGCAACCCCTATACCATTTCGGTACAGGGTAAACATCCAGCCACTCGGGTTTTCCAGGCCCTAAGGATTGCGGTTAACAATGAATTAGAAAATTTAAAACAAACACTGCCGCAAGCTTTAGAAGTCCTGGAGCCCGGGGGCCGGTTGGTACTTATTTCTTATCATAGCCTAGAGGACAGAATTGTCAAGAATTTTTTTAGACAAGAGTCGCGAGATTGTTTGTGTCCGCCGTCTTTTCCAGAGTGCCGATGCGGACACAAAGCTCAAGTAAAAATTATTACTAAAAAACCAGTTGTCTCGACGGATGCGGAAGTTAAAGCGAATCCTAGAAGTCGGAGCGCGAAAATGAGAGTTGGGGAAAAGATATAG